Proteins found in one Acidobacteriota bacterium genomic segment:
- the hoxU gene encoding bidirectional hydrogenase complex protein HoxU: MMPGTRVVTLKIDDQDLGAREDQTILEVAREHHIDIPTLCHLQGLSDVGACRLCLVEIKGQSRLQASCVARVAEGMEVVTDSERLQRYRRTIVELLFSERNHVCSVCVSNGHCELQDLSRTVGMTHVHVPYLFPVHQVDASHERFVVDHNRCVLCTRCVRVCDEIEGAHTWDLLGRGLGARVITDLNQPWGTSETCTSCGKCVHVCPTGALTEKGKSVQEMAKRSQFLPYLTQMRGRREE; this comes from the coding sequence ATGATGCCCGGCACCCGTGTCGTCACGTTGAAGATCGACGATCAGGACCTCGGCGCCCGCGAAGACCAGACCATCCTCGAGGTCGCACGCGAGCACCACATCGACATCCCCACGCTGTGCCACCTGCAGGGGCTCTCCGACGTCGGGGCCTGCCGACTGTGCCTCGTCGAGATCAAGGGGCAATCGCGCCTGCAGGCGTCGTGTGTCGCCAGGGTCGCCGAGGGCATGGAGGTCGTGACCGACTCCGAGCGTCTCCAGCGCTACCGCCGGACCATCGTGGAACTGCTCTTCTCGGAGCGGAACCACGTCTGTTCGGTGTGCGTGTCGAACGGCCACTGCGAACTGCAGGATCTGAGCCGCACGGTCGGCATGACGCACGTCCACGTGCCGTACCTCTTTCCCGTGCACCAGGTCGATGCCTCGCACGAGCGATTCGTCGTCGATCACAACCGCTGCGTGCTGTGCACGCGCTGCGTCCGGGTGTGCGACGAGATCGAGGGCGCGCACACGTGGGACCTGCTCGGCCGGGGCCTCGGCGCCCGCGTCATCACGGACCTCAACCAGCCGTGGGGCACGTCGGAGACGTGCACGAGTTGCGGCAAGTGCGTGCACGTCTGCCCGACCGGCGCCCTGACCGAGAAGGGCAAGTCGGTGCAGGAGATGGCCAAGCGCTCGCAGTTCCTGCCGTACCTGACGCAGATGCGGGGCCGCAGAGAGGAATAG